One Leptolyngbya sp. SIO1E4 genomic window, GTCAAGCCCGCCGAATGGCTCATCTGTCTCCTGAAAAACGCAATCAGTTAGTTCAACACAACCTCAGCAAAATCCATCCTCAAGTCAGTCAAAACGGCGCGATCAGGCACATGGAAAGTTGGAGTTGGGACAATCATCCCTGGAGCTTGGGGGCTTGGTCTTTCATGAAGCCCTATCAACAGATGAGCTTATATGAGCATGTGATTGCTCCAGAGGGGCGTATCTATTTTGCAGGGGAACACACGTCAACAAATCCGGCTTGGATGCAAAGTGCGCTGGAATCCTCTCTGCGAGCCGTTAAGGCAATACTTACACAGGCCTACAGATAGAGGCTCACAGAGGCCTTGCCCATAAGACAGCCAGACCGTGAGAACGATTTAACCAGCGCCCACATACCGCTGGGCGACTTCTAACAAAAGGCGAACGCCCAGCAATAGCAAAAAGGCAGCGAACCAGCGCTTGAGGTGATGGGATGGCACTTGGTGACACAGTCGCGTTCCCAAAGGTGCCCCCAACATCGTAAACGGGGCCACGAGCGCCACCGCTGGCCAGTAGATGGTGCCTGTGGAGAGCGGAATCACTTCAGTGTGGGTCGTTAACACCAAACCACTCAGCGTACCCACGATAGCAATTGGCAGCGTAAACGAAGCCGAGGTGCCGCTCGCCTGACTCATTGGCAGGCCAGAATGTAGCAAAAACGGCACGCTGATGGCCCCGCCACCAATCCCCAGCACCCCTGACTTAATCCCCAGCACCGTCCCGACCAGGTTAGTCAGCCAATGTTTAGGATTGCCTGGATCTTCCGGCTTAGGTAGCCAGTCAAACAGAATTTTGAGGGAAACAAACAGTAAAAACAGCCCAAAAATGAGTTCTAAGATCTCTGTGTTGAGGTGACCGGCTAATAGTTTTCCAGAGAAGACGCCCACAGCGATCGCTGGAATAATGTGCCAAAAGATCCGCCACTGCACATCTCCTTTGAGGTGATGAGACCATGCAGAGGAAGCGGATGTAAACACCATGATGCACATAGAGCTGCCCGCTGCCATATGCATCAGCCATTCATGGGGAATTTCCAGGATGTGAAATAAATAGAACAGCCCGGGCACAATCACCATGCCGCCCCCGATGCCAAATAATCCAGACAGTAAACCAGCGGTCAACCCCAAAACCGCAAATAAAAGGACATCCCAAATACCCAACATCCGTTCTCGTTGCTCCCAACCGTGACGTAGCGCGATCGCCCTCTATATGACAATTCTCAGAAAAGTTGATAGATTCATGTTCCCGTAAACCTATTATGGCTCTGACTTCCAGCGATTTACCAGCCTCTTTCTGATGACAAAGTGTCAAGAAATGTAACGCTGAGGTTGGTCACTCTATGGTTCATTGTCTATGAACTCCCTTTCGGGAAAAGTGCTCAGGCGATCGCAAACGGTAGTAGGGTGGAAAAATTGGATTTCAGAAAATTCTGAACCCTGGAATGAATTTAGTCTGAATTTTGCAAGAAAGCGCCTAAATATTGACTTATGGGTAAGCGCAAATCATCTCACTCCCAGGACAACACCCCTCAACGCGATCGCGTGGTGTATTCAGAATTTGCCACGGCGCGATCGCCTGCCACAGAACGAGGCGTGGCGGATCGCCCCCCGGCAGAGCAAACCCTGAAAGTGCAGGTGAGCCGTAAAGGCCGCGGAGGCAAAACCGTCACCATTATTAGCGGATTTCAACATCGTCCCGACACCTTAAAAACCCTGACGAAAAAGCTAAAGGCCCAGTGTGGCACTGGCGGCACAGCAAAGGACGACACCATTGAAATTCAAGGAGACCATGCTCAGAAACTCATGGAATTTTTACAGAAAGCGGGATACACCGTGAAAAGGAGTGGCGGCTAAATGGCATCTTCGTCGGTAAAGGGAGCAGCACCGCAACGGCAGACCTCTTCAAGATGGCGCCGTTCTCTCTACAGGTTCTGGATCGGCATTGTTTTAGGCGCACTATTCGTCATCACACTGGGGTGGTTTGTACCGTTGCTGGCGCAATCTCCCGAACAGGTTATGCAAACCCTCACGGCCCAGAGTATTCCAGATAGCCCTGGCTTAGAGGATGCAGCTGTCGATGGCAGTCCTGAAGAACCGCAACCAGTAATTCCGACAGATATCGGTAACCACTGGGCCACGGGGTGTCTTCGTGAGTTAGCGCTGCGGCGACTGATTCCAGTGGATGATCAGGCTCGATTTTACCCGGATGACCCTACCACCTGGGCTGCATTAGCTGAGATGCTTAACCTCAGCTTGCCTACCGACGGTGCCTATGCGGGTGCCAGTGCTGCAGAAGCCGCATTAAATCTGCCCTCCGCAGTGAACGTGCTCTACACCTATCCCCAGCGCTATTACGATCCTGGTCGTTCAGTGGCGCGGGCGGAAGCGGTGACTGCGCTAGCAGCCAAAATGGCCCTGCCCTATGCTCCCCAGGCAAATGAACTGTTGACGGCCAGTCTTACCGATGGTCAGGCGGTGGCTGATTATGGGCGTGAGGGCGTGGCCGCAGCGTTGACTGCCGGGGTTTTGGTGAACTATCCTGAGCCGCAACAATTTGAGGGGAATCGCCCGATAACGCGGGGGGAAATGGCCGCATTAATTTGCCAGGCCCGCCCAGAAAGTGCCCTCCGCAGCACCATTCCCGCAGAATGGATTGCCCGCCCCCAAGACCTGCCGACCCAGCGTCAACCGAGTGCTGAATTGCGGGGGGTTTGGCTGACCAATATCGATAGTGAAGTCTTGTTCTCGCGAGAAAACCTGGAAGAGGCGGTGCAGCGGCTCAAAGCTCTCAATATCAATACCCTCTATCCGGTGGTGTGGAACTTTGGCTATCCTCAGTTTCCCAGCGCGACGGCAGAGCGGGTTTTAGGTCGAAAACAGCGCCTCTGGCCTGGCGAAAATCCTGCTTTCGAAGAAACCCAGCAAGATCGCGACATGCTGCAGGAAATCATTGAACTGGGTCACGCTGAAGGCATGGCAGTGATTCCGTGGTTTGAGTTTGGTTTCATGGCCCCAGCGGAATACAGTCTGCTAGATCAGCATCCTGACTGGTTTACCCAGCGACAGGATGGCAGCCGTGAGCTTCAATTTGGGGTAGAAACTTTTACCTGGATGAACCCGCTTCACCCCCGCACCCAACGGCTGTTGCTGTTGTTGATGGCGGAGGTGCTTGAAAACTATGACGTGGATGGCATTCAGGTGGATGATCACCTGGGGATGCCGGTGGAGATGGGTTATGACCCATTCACGATCGATCTGTATCGCCAAGAACACGAAGGCGAGGATCCGCCAGAAGATTACAGTGACCGGGAATGGATGCGCTGGCGGGCGGACAAGGTCACTGCCTTTATGGCTGAGGTGAGGCGCTTGATTGATCTGCGGAAGCCAGAAGCGCTGTTGTCTGTCTCACCCAATCCTTATCCGTTTTCCTATGCCAAGTATCTGCAAGACTGGCCCACTTGGGAAGAAATGGGACTGCTGGATGAGCTGATTATTCAGGTTTATCGCAACGATGTGGATCGCTTTGTGTGGGAACTCAACAAACCCGCAACGGTAACTGCCAGCCGTAGCACCCCCACCAGCATTGGTTTGTTAAGCGGCCTGCGAGGACGACCCACGGATATTGAACTGCTCACAGATCAATTGGCTGCGGTGCGCGATCGCAACTATGCAGGGGTTTCTTACTTTTTCTACCAAAGCCTCTGGAGCCCTGGTGTGGAAACTCTGGAAGAACGCGAAACGCAATTCAGAACTTCGTTTTCTCAGCCAGCCATTCGACCGTAAGAGGGATTGGGGGATGAGGCGTGTGTGAGGGGGTAGGGCAATAGGGGGATGAGGGGATGGGGGAATAGGGCGATCTAAAGTACATCCGAAGCCTTAAACTCTAGCTCCTGTCTTGACCCATATGTACTGGTTGCAATTGAACAAGCCTATAAGCGAGCGATCGCCTTGGAGTAGAGGGAGTAACGCTCTTTTTCTAGAATGGGAAAAGTCAATGATGGGGCTAAGACGCCAGTATTGCCGATGACCTACGCCACGGGCCACTCGATTCCTCAGGCTGATCCTCCCCGCTCGCCTCGGGAAACCCTGCCCACCATGTATGATTTGCCCAGCGAATTTCCTGAGGAACCAGGTTTGCCAGACGAGTTTCATGACCTCCAGCCTCAACTCCTCAGTCGCACGCTTTCCCTGGCAGACTATCGCCGCGATAACTGGTTTACGGGGTCTGACCTTAACGTTTACTACGATGTGCATCACCCCCTTTGGCATAAGCGGCCAGATTGGTTTCTGGCGCTGAATGTGCCCCGGCTCTACGATGGCCATGACTTGCGCCGCAGTTATGTGGTTTGGCAAGAGGGGCAGTCGCCCACGGTGGTGGTGGAGTTTCTCTCCCCCAGAACCGAACGAGAAGACTTGGGGCGGTTTTATCGTGATAGCGACCAAGTGAAAGAGGATCCAGAAACGGTGGTGCCGACAGAATCGGCGAAAACTCCCAGCAAGCTAGAAGTGTACGAACGATATCTGCGAGTGCCGCACTACATTGTGTATAGCCGCTATAGTCAGCGCTTGCGATATTTCAAACTGGTGGGCAGCCGTTATGAAGAGCAGTCGCTAGCGCCCAACAATCCGAGGCTTTGGCTGGAGGATTTGGGTGTGGGGTTAGGGCTGTGGCAAGGAGACTTTGAGGGGATTTCAGGCTATTGGTTGAGGTGGTGTGATGAGGCGGGGACTTGGCTGCTGACGGATACTGAGAAAGCTGAACAGCGAGCTCAGCAGGCCCAGCAACAGGCCGAGCAGGCCGAGCAACGGGCAGAGCAATTGGCAAACCGGTTACGAGCTTTAGGGATTGATCCTGAAGAAGGGTAGCCTTATAGCCTTGTGCTCTTGAATCCAGTACATCTGAGCCAAGACAGAGTATAAAGATGACCTCGCCGTTTGAAAGCAGACTATGGACATCTTTAACTTGCTAGCAAATCGCTATTGGCGAGGCAGCAAAATACTATGGATGAACTTCAGTGGATGAACTTCAATGGGAAGTCTTAAACCTTGGCGAAGTTAGCTGGATCTTGATCGCGGCGATGGTTAAGGGGAATGGGGGGACCTTGGCGATCGCCCGCTAAAGACGCGGTCTTTTCTAGCGCTTCCCGCAGACGCTTGGCGGCGTAAATAGACATGTCTCGGGGAACGTTGATGCGATCGCGTAAATAGCGCAAAGCCATGTCTGAACCGGTAGGCGGAGAACAAACTTCCCCCGTCATCATATAAGTCAGCGCACAGCGCAGCGCCTCATCAAACACAGGATCATCGGCAGGATTCACCCGAATAATATTGGCACGGTGTTTGAGAACCCGTTGGAGTGCTTCGGTACGAGAGGTTTCTGGTTCTGCATAAGTGACATCAGGCAGACCAAGCCAAGGGCCATTATCCACCTGCACTTTGTTGAGCTGCATTTGAGGCTCACCGTTTTCGTAGCAGCCCCCCATCTGAGGGGGCAAATCATGGGCGTGGGTGTGGAAGTCGCTCTGGGTACCGCGATAGGTGGGCCGACTCTCCATAGCATCAAACCAGGCCGATAGGCGAAGGTTCTCTTCCCGCAGGGAATAGCCCTTATAGTAATAGAGGCTGGCATTCATGCGCTCGACATAGGGCGTAAAGATCACATCGGCGGTGCTGAAGTCCTCTAAAAAATAGGAACCTGGGGTGCTGGCCAGGGTATCTTCCACCATTGCCACCACGTCTGTGAACTGCTTGCGGTTAGCTTGCTCTTGCCGAGGCGATCGCGTGGGGTAACAAAGCCAGGTACACCAAGCTCTAAACAGTAACCGTTCTAGCCGTCGCAGGGGAAGCACTTTGGGATCTGTCATACCCACATTTAAAGACCCAAAAGTCCGCTCCAGCGCAATCAAGATGTCATCGCTTTCTGTGATCATGTGCCCATCTAGCTCAAGAGCTGGCAGCATTCCTGAGGGGACTTTGCGCTTATACCACCCCTCTTTCTTGCCGTAGCAAAACATCGTCACCTTTTCGATACGGTAAGGAATCTGCTTTTCTTCAAGCCACAGCCAAACCTTTTGACAGTAAGGACACCAGGCATGGTTGTCTCGGTACAGCGTCACCCGCACATCAGATTCAGTCTGGCCAAACAGACGTAAGCGCGACTGGGAATTGGTAGGGCCATTGATGGGGTCGATGTCAAAGTCGGTGAGGGCTTCTAGCTCCGGCCAACTCAAGGGAGCAGTGGTCATATGGATGTGACTATCCTGATGGGCTCAACATCCTTAAGATAACTTAATGATGCGTCTGCTTAATGCTGCTGACGATGGAGAGTAACGGGGCCGTTGCGATCGCATGCCATGTAGTTACGATCTGCTCGCTGTTGTATTGAGAAAACGCAAGTTACCGTTGAAATTCCTGACGAAGTTGCTCAACGGCTAACTATTTCTTTGGTCAACC contains:
- a CDS encoding family 10 glycosylhydrolase — its product is MASSSVKGAAPQRQTSSRWRRSLYRFWIGIVLGALFVITLGWFVPLLAQSPEQVMQTLTAQSIPDSPGLEDAAVDGSPEEPQPVIPTDIGNHWATGCLRELALRRLIPVDDQARFYPDDPTTWAALAEMLNLSLPTDGAYAGASAAEAALNLPSAVNVLYTYPQRYYDPGRSVARAEAVTALAAKMALPYAPQANELLTASLTDGQAVADYGREGVAAALTAGVLVNYPEPQQFEGNRPITRGEMAALICQARPESALRSTIPAEWIARPQDLPTQRQPSAELRGVWLTNIDSEVLFSRENLEEAVQRLKALNINTLYPVVWNFGYPQFPSATAERVLGRKQRLWPGENPAFEETQQDRDMLQEIIELGHAEGMAVIPWFEFGFMAPAEYSLLDQHPDWFTQRQDGSRELQFGVETFTWMNPLHPRTQRLLLLLMAEVLENYDVDGIQVDDHLGMPVEMGYDPFTIDLYRQEHEGEDPPEDYSDREWMRWRADKVTAFMAEVRRLIDLRKPEALLSVSPNPYPFSYAKYLQDWPTWEEMGLLDELIIQVYRNDVDRFVWELNKPATVTASRSTPTSIGLLSGLRGRPTDIELLTDQLAAVRDRNYAGVSYFFYQSLWSPGVETLEERETQFRTSFSQPAIRP
- a CDS encoding sulfite exporter TauE/SafE family protein, with amino-acid sequence MLGIWDVLLFAVLGLTAGLLSGLFGIGGGMVIVPGLFYLFHILEIPHEWLMHMAAGSSMCIMVFTSASSAWSHHLKGDVQWRIFWHIIPAIAVGVFSGKLLAGHLNTEILELIFGLFLLFVSLKILFDWLPKPEDPGNPKHWLTNLVGTVLGIKSGVLGIGGGAISVPFLLHSGLPMSQASGTSASFTLPIAIVGTLSGLVLTTHTEVIPLSTGTIYWPAVALVAPFTMLGAPLGTRLCHQVPSHHLKRWFAAFLLLLGVRLLLEVAQRYVGAG
- a CDS encoding translation initiation factor translates to MGKRKSSHSQDNTPQRDRVVYSEFATARSPATERGVADRPPAEQTLKVQVSRKGRGGKTVTIISGFQHRPDTLKTLTKKLKAQCGTGGTAKDDTIEIQGDHAQKLMEFLQKAGYTVKRSGG
- a CDS encoding glutathione S-transferase family protein, whose protein sequence is MTTAPLSWPELEALTDFDIDPINGPTNSQSRLRLFGQTESDVRVTLYRDNHAWCPYCQKVWLWLEEKQIPYRIEKVTMFCYGKKEGWYKRKVPSGMLPALELDGHMITESDDILIALERTFGSLNVGMTDPKVLPLRRLERLLFRAWCTWLCYPTRSPRQEQANRKQFTDVVAMVEDTLASTPGSYFLEDFSTADVIFTPYVERMNASLYYYKGYSLREENLRLSAWFDAMESRPTYRGTQSDFHTHAHDLPPQMGGCYENGEPQMQLNKVQVDNGPWLGLPDVTYAEPETSRTEALQRVLKHRANIIRVNPADDPVFDEALRCALTYMMTGEVCSPPTGSDMALRYLRDRINVPRDMSIYAAKRLREALEKTASLAGDRQGPPIPLNHRRDQDPANFAKV
- a CDS encoding Uma2 family endonuclease, which codes for MTYATGHSIPQADPPRSPRETLPTMYDLPSEFPEEPGLPDEFHDLQPQLLSRTLSLADYRRDNWFTGSDLNVYYDVHHPLWHKRPDWFLALNVPRLYDGHDLRRSYVVWQEGQSPTVVVEFLSPRTEREDLGRFYRDSDQVKEDPETVVPTESAKTPSKLEVYERYLRVPHYIVYSRYSQRLRYFKLVGSRYEEQSLAPNNPRLWLEDLGVGLGLWQGDFEGISGYWLRWCDEAGTWLLTDTEKAEQRAQQAQQQAEQAEQRAEQLANRLRALGIDPEEG